The nucleotide window ACGTGACGGCGGACGTGGAGAGGGCGGCAGCGAGCTCGTCGAGAACGTCATTGCCATCAACCGCGTTGCCAAAGTCGTCAAGGGCGGACGCCGGTTTTCTTTCAACGCGCTCGTCGCGGTGGGTGACGCACAGGGCAAGGTCGGATTTGCGACTGGCAAGGCAAACGAAGTTTCCGAGGCGGTTCGCAAGGCCGTTGACGGTGCGCGCCGCAACATGGCGCGCGTACCGATGACGGGCGGCACCATTCCGCATGAAGTCGTCGGCCAGCATGGGGCGGGCAAGGTTCTGATGAAGCCAGCCGCACCGGGTGCC belongs to Gemmatimonadaceae bacterium and includes:
- the rpsE gene encoding 30S ribosomal protein S5, encoding MAINRVAKVVKGGRRFSFNALVAVGDAQGKVGFATGKANEVSEAVRKAVDGARRNMARVPMTGGTIPHEVVGQHGAGKVLMKPAAPGAGVIAGGAVRAIMECAGVTDILTKSLGSTNPHNMVLAALDGLKQLTTVEEIARERGIEVSSLGYRSRAKVRESQLG